One Candidatus Acidiferrales bacterium genomic region harbors:
- a CDS encoding ABC transporter permease, with amino-acid sequence MRTFIQDLRYGFRVLRKSPGFSIIAILTLALGIGANSTIFSWINSTILNPIPGVKHASQWIAVTIDAGRNPNPLSYPDYADLRDRNGTLSGLVAFTNTTMSLTANGKPERRWGILASANYFDALGVRPILGRGFLPSEDTKPGGAPVVVISYRLWQTHFGGDPSVIGRTIELDRHPLQIVGVAPRGFVGTQTGLSYDLWVPLMQVADFYSSTTADFLLHDRGTNWLICVAHLKRGVTADRAQADLNVLMHGIAAQYPKQHQGNIDILASPLWRAPFGANYYLHTILFLLLAISGVVLLLACANVANLLLVRSVARRREMAIRLSIGATRWRLVRQLLAESFILAFCGGCVAMLFTLWTAGTLGDFLPPVAEIPLSMTVNADRTVLLATLVISIFTGIIFGILPAFRSSSLQPASVLKEEASSASGGMHRARLSSFLVVTQIAMSLLLLVCAGLFIRSVRQAQQFNPGFNPHNVLLYDYDLSGLGYDKTSGTQFHRQLYGKLQAIPGAVSATIAGWIPLGFAQSSYAIQVEGYVPQPHESMNVQYADVGPNYLRTMQTPLLAGREFTPADISSSQSVAIVNETFAHRYWPHSEPIGEKLQAGGTWYAVVGVAQDSDYISIGQKPQPFMYLPIFQDYDRHVAIYVRVAGDPLAFVTPVQNAVRSLDADLPLFDLTTLDSRIQLNTTTQRLAGVFVGGFGALALVLAGIGIYGVLAYTTRQRTHEIGIRMALGAEPRDVLRLVLRQGLELALIGLAVGLAASFALTRALSNELFGISATDPLTFAAVAILLLGVALFACYIPARRAMKVDPMVALRYE; translated from the coding sequence ATTCCCGGTGTGAAGCATGCCAGCCAGTGGATCGCCGTCACCATCGACGCCGGGCGCAACCCCAATCCTCTCTCTTATCCCGATTACGCAGACCTTCGCGACCGCAATGGCACTCTCTCTGGTCTTGTCGCGTTCACCAACACAACGATGAGCCTCACCGCCAACGGCAAACCCGAACGCCGTTGGGGCATTTTGGCATCAGCGAATTATTTCGACGCCTTGGGAGTTCGTCCCATCCTCGGGCGCGGCTTTCTGCCCTCCGAAGACACCAAGCCCGGCGGCGCCCCCGTCGTTGTCATCAGCTATCGTCTCTGGCAAACGCACTTCGGTGGCGATCCTTCCGTCATCGGCCGCACCATTGAGCTCGATCGTCATCCTCTGCAAATTGTCGGCGTCGCGCCGCGCGGCTTTGTCGGCACGCAAACTGGCCTCAGTTATGACTTGTGGGTGCCGCTCATGCAGGTCGCCGATTTCTACAGCAGCACTACCGCCGATTTTCTTCTCCATGATCGCGGCACCAACTGGCTTATTTGCGTCGCTCATCTGAAGCGCGGCGTTACTGCGGACCGCGCCCAGGCCGATCTCAACGTCCTCATGCACGGAATTGCGGCGCAGTATCCCAAGCAGCATCAGGGCAACATCGACATTCTTGCCAGTCCGTTGTGGCGCGCGCCCTTTGGCGCGAATTATTATCTCCACACGATTTTGTTCCTTCTGCTGGCCATCTCCGGAGTGGTGCTTCTTCTCGCCTGCGCCAATGTCGCAAATCTCTTGCTCGTGCGCTCCGTCGCGCGACGCCGCGAAATGGCTATTCGTCTCTCCATCGGCGCCACGCGCTGGCGGCTTGTTCGCCAGTTGCTCGCCGAAAGCTTCATTCTCGCCTTCTGCGGCGGCTGCGTCGCCATGTTGTTCACGCTGTGGACCGCCGGCACGCTCGGCGATTTTCTGCCGCCCGTCGCGGAGATTCCGCTCAGCATGACCGTGAATGCGGACCGCACCGTCCTCCTTGCCACGCTGGTCATTTCGATTTTCACCGGCATCATTTTCGGCATTCTGCCCGCATTTCGCTCCTCAAGCCTTCAGCCTGCGAGCGTTCTGAAGGAAGAAGCGAGCAGCGCTTCCGGCGGAATGCATAGAGCGCGCCTCTCGAGCTTCCTCGTTGTTACGCAAATCGCCATGTCGCTCTTGCTCCTCGTCTGCGCTGGACTTTTCATTCGCAGCGTCCGTCAGGCGCAGCAATTCAATCCCGGCTTCAACCCCCACAATGTCTTGCTCTACGACTACGATCTCTCCGGCCTCGGCTACGACAAAACTTCCGGCACTCAATTTCATCGCCAGCTCTACGGCAAGCTCCAGGCCATTCCCGGCGCCGTATCCGCCACCATCGCCGGCTGGATTCCCCTCGGTTTCGCTCAATCCTCCTACGCCATTCAGGTCGAAGGCTACGTTCCGCAGCCTCACGAATCCATGAACGTTCAGTACGCGGATGTGGGGCCAAACTATCTGCGAACCATGCAAACCCCTCTGCTCGCTGGCCGCGAATTCACTCCTGCCGATATCAGCAGTTCGCAGTCCGTCGCAATCGTCAACGAAACATTCGCGCATCGTTATTGGCCGCACAGCGAACCTATCGGCGAAAAGCTTCAGGCTGGCGGAACGTGGTATGCCGTCGTTGGTGTCGCTCAGGACAGCGACTACATCAGCATTGGCCAGAAACCGCAGCCCTTCATGTATCTCCCGATCTTTCAGGACTACGACCGCCACGTCGCCATTTACGTGCGCGTTGCCGGTGACCCTCTCGCCTTCGTCACGCCTGTTCAAAATGCTGTGCGTTCGCTGGATGCCGACTTGCCGCTATTTGATCTGACCACTCTCGATTCCCGCATTCAGCTCAACACCACCACGCAGCGCCTTGCCGGTGTTTTCGTTGGCGGGTTCGGAGCTCTCGCTCTTGTGCTTGCCGGGATAGGGATCTACGGCGTTCTTGCGTACACTACGCGCCAGCGCACCCACGAGATCGGCATCCGCATGGCGCTCGGCGCCGAACCGCGCGACGTCTTGCGTCTTGTCCTGCGCCAGGGATTGGAGCTTGCTCTGATCGGCCTCGCTGTCGGACTGGCCGCGTCCTTTGCCCTCACGCGCGCGCTTTCGAACGAGCTTTTCGGCATCAGCGCCACCGATCCGCTCACATTCGCAGCCGTTGCGATTCTCCTGCTCGGCGTCGCGCTTTTCGCTTGTTACATTCCCGCGCGCCGCGCCATGAAAGTCGATCCGATGGTTGCCTTACGGTATGAGTAA